In Lactuca sativa cultivar Salinas chromosome 5, Lsat_Salinas_v11, whole genome shotgun sequence, the DNA window TTCAAAGCAtggcaagggcaggagcaagtttctcagcaagagttcgcctcactgagtagttgagaatcgggtcatgtgcttcaatgATGTTCGAGAGGGCTCCGTAGACATCTGAAACACAACTCTTAATCACAGCACGCTCGGACCGAAGAGAATCAACCTCCTTTTCAGTTTGggaaagttgaagactcttgattTTTAGCGCATTTGTTTTGCGTGCAAGCGCATCCATCACAGAATTTTCCGTGGCAAGGTCTTCTTGGAGCTTGGTTAGGTGATCCTCAACAGTTGTCTGGAAGGATTTGTTGTCAGCTGCAAGGGTCTAACGAAGACTAGTGAAGTGGTGTTGTTCTCTTTCAAAGGAAGTAGTCAGCTTCTAAACAACCGAATTGATCTTCGATGCATTAGATTCGGCTGCCCCCTGCAAATACTCCAAAAAGTGGGTAGCATCtcgaaatagtttttcgactttttcggtcgcagcagcacaagCCTTTTTGATGCATCTATAGCAACAATAGCAGAGTTGATGGAGGCTTCATGTGCCTTGGTGAAAGTTTCGACCATCCCCTGAATGGCAGCTTCCGTGATATGGGACcaagaggaggaggaagaagcgaCGAGATTATCAATCTTCTCATGATGTTCCTTGATGTgctttttggtgacaggagcatcatcatcatcatcatcgctctgaaCCTGGTAAGAACTATAGTAAACTGAATCGAAAGTCATATCTTCCCCTCCTAAAAATGTCTCGGTTTCGGCTGAGTGATTGGGAGATAAAGGCGATGGTGGAGGTTTGCTTGTGAGAGTAGGTTCGGGTATGGAAGTGGGTTCGGTTATAGGTGTGTCTTCGGGTGCTGAAGTACgatcccccgtatcagatacgttggttccaACTCCAGTGGTTGTGGTTTTTGTGGCTTTAGAGAAAATGGGAGGTGGTATAGGAATAGATGTGGGTGGAATATAAGTAGAGGAAGTTATGGGGGAATGGAAGTAGAGATAGTGATAGGTGGAGAAGAGACAGGTTCGGTTGTGACTGGTACCTCATGTAAGGAGAACGGGGAGGAGAGTCGCCACGAACCGTCTCCACTGAGTCTGAACTTTCATCCTCTGATTCGATTGATGAAGAAGCAAGAATAAGTTTTCTTTTAGGTtgtgttttcttcttcttcttcggtgGAGGTGATTGGTCTGCCTTTGATGATTTTCTCTTCTTAGGAGTAGGGCCTTTCGCCCCTTTGACCACtttctttcctttccctttcTCTGGTTTCTTGCCCCTGGTAGCAGGTTGTTGGGTttggagcattctaacactcctaagtgtacatgcaaccctaaataccttggatctatgtttcctctattatacatgcaaatatgaacttccaaggtattatcctaatctagcatacaacacaatgaatataacaagatagaatacatacctcttcgaTGTAGAAAgtattcatgaagcttgagtgcctagtgccccaagtgtgacacctcaaatggttcacacaacaccaaatacactgggaataacttgagagaaacttgaacactccttgaaatcatctagccctcacactcacacatagtgcacgatttcttgagccatgggattcttgtatatggtggctattagggttacaccatgtaactcatgactttacccattccttatgctccatggattttaacctccatggcgcatccatgggtcaccccatggacttagttcAACATAAgaaatcttggatcacaagcccacatatataagaatgaatgatttacacaatcaacccatatatttaattagtctccttttgatcagttaattaattccaaattaattcttgatcaatactaattaaataaccttattaatatattagaacttataatatattcacAAACCTtaggtgttatttctctcattttagtctatccaaatgcatgatgccatgcaacccaaatagaccatgcccggtcgggtcaagtcttaccgattatagttatggacttagacattaatccaatagtctcccacttggataagtctaaaactattattgtgtatgacttcaagaactgactggcaatcgtagctctcaaaagcttctgtcgaactctgaccttgtagatgaactctgacctttgtgaatgacttgtccattagataagggatcatatattcctccattctagatatcatatgaactgagacatggattataatcattttctctgtctatttgttgtttcccgatt includes these proteins:
- the LOC128134299 gene encoding uncharacterized protein LOC128134299 yields the protein MLQTQQPATRGKKPEKGKGKKVVKGAKGPTPKKRKSSKADQSPPPKKKKKTQPKRKLILASSSIESEDESSDSVETVRGDSPPPTKTTTTGVGTNVSDTGDRTSAPEDTPITEPTSIPEPTLTSKPPPSPLSPNHSAETETFLGGEDMTFDSVYYSSYQVQSDDDDDDAPVTKKHIKEHHEKIDNLVASSSSSWSHITEAAIQGMVETFTKAHEASINSAIVAIDASKRLVLLRPKKSKNYFEMLPTFWSICRGQPNLMHRRSIRLFRS